AACCCTCAATGGCTCCTTGTTAGTTCCATCCTAAAATAAACCCAAACTCTTTACCAACCATCCACATCATACAAAGCTGACGCATGAACATAATCTTGGGATTGGGAAGCATGAATATTGGCCAAAGGGTCCACCCTGGTAGACGCAGTGCCTAACACATCCAATGCCACCAAGTCATCAGAAACAACAACCTAAAACCCTATTTTCCCTGCCACTCTAAATGACTTTCTTAATCAACCTCTTTTCCTACTAACACAAACACCTGGGCCCTTAAAGGGCTCATTCTCCACATAAGAAAAAAGGAAGAGATGCTCAAACTTTGAGAAAATCATATTGAGAGGAACCTTTGCAAACAGAGTTCTTAAACTTTAGAAATATAACTCTTAGACCTCGACGTTACTCTCCGTCAACATTCCTGGTCCTCCTTCTGTTTTCCGTCGAAAAACTAACGGATTGGgataaaaaatgcaattaagtcaaaaagttaattaaaaaaaaatccagaattgttcttcatcttcatcaagttcttcatcttccttcGTTCATCTACATAAAAAATTCTAGAAATGCAACAAATGTTCATACTCAAActcaaaaaatcaaaacaacccAAATCATTACCCTATCCCTCCTTCACATAGCCAAAATCATTATTGAAGACTTGAGTATCACAATTTGAATTTTGGACTCATGATTCGGGGTTAGGGTTTCAATTTTCATAATTGAGATCGAACCATCCCTCTTTCCTTGTCCTTCTCTTccctctctcttcttcttttgaatTATTGTGTTGTTGTTGCTCCCATCCTCTTCTTTTTTCTAACTTTATTTTGGTATTTAGGCACGAGGATACATGGATTTTATTTTCTTGATGATGATTTTGGATTGATGATTTATCTCCTGAACCCATCAATTAGAGAGCTTGAAGAAAGAGATCAAGATGATGAAGTTTCCTAGTGTTTTTCAAGTTTAAAGACTGTTTTCATAATAGGAATTCGTGGGGGACAAAAAGTGTTTTTAAGTCGGCTTCGTCTCTCTTCTAATAACGTCTGCGTCATTTAAAATGTGTTACATCAAACAAAAACGGTAGAAATTGACGAAATGACCAAGAATGTAGACGGAGGGGTAACATCGGGGACTACAAGTGCCATTCTTAAACTTTAAGGACTCCATTTGCACAGTAGAAATTCGTGATGAACTAAAAGTGCTTTTAAGTGAAAAACTTTCTAACGCATTTTTTCAGTATACTCTTTGATTGATCACTAATCATATAGATCCGACTcctaattttataaaaatttaggcttaattgcacttttggtcccccaactattgccttcctgtgaaaatcgtccccaaacttctaaattagcaaaaaacgtcctccaactatacatgtcgttgcacttttggtctgccgtttgccttccttgagaaaactaacgtgagaagttGATGTGACTCCCTCACGtgtgtctcacgtgactttcttcagagagcttgatgactggacaagttACATAtttctcacgtgactctaaaaggCTCCAACAGTTATGAAATTGCAAACCCTAATTAGACCTGATTACCCCAttttagagtcacgtgagaaacatgtgacttgtccactcatcaaactctctgaagaaagtcatGTAAGACACGCGTGAgagagccacatcagcttctcacgttagttttctcacggaaggcaaacgaCAGACTAAAAGTGCAATGACATGTATGgttggaggacgttttttgctaattttgaagtttggggacgattttcgcaggaaggcaatagttgggggaccaaaagtgcaattaagccaaaaatttattgaaaagtacactaaatttattaataacttaagatttatatattttaaaattttaaattattatttaactaGTTTTCACCATTTTAGCATCTTCTTAGATAGTAatacctccggtcctatttataagaagtaaagagaagaaaaattgtAATCTTTTTTAtaatgcccttattaattctaactatagtaaaatgtgtctcattaactATTCTTTCTCCTTCCCACTCTCCAACACTAGAActaagggtaattttggaagtttatattgatttaagacaaatttaatatatgcattttatctaatttaactacatttcttaaattatgtgaactatattttttatttttataaataggaCTAAAGGTAGTACTATTTTTTCGTTGGTTATTAATTCTCTACTTAGAGATCtacttaaaatttcaaaaaagtaTTAATGATGTTTTTTAAATGATTCTCTtatgaaaataataaatgatgagagataaaatatataatagattttttttataagccaacatatataatagataAAATTGAAACACCTCTTATATATGAGAACTTGCAGGTTCGAGTCAACTTTCTCTTAGAGTGAGGTAAATATAATTTTCTgtgagtattttatttttttagtcttTAAAATTTTTCTACCTTGAACACCATCCCTCACtctaatttttttcattgaaaataaaaacaaattgcGTAATTATTACTCCTCTGTTCccttgcctatcaaaaaaaaaaaactcatctgttccctattataagtcacatttttttagtttttattgtctcatatataagtcactttacatTATATATAaagcattaattatatttttcatgtttaccctcatatttaatactcCATATTCAAAGAACTTTCATGTTTCCCAAAATTTTGCTTGATTTCCAAGACCCCTTATAGTTTAAAGATAGTGGAATGTTAATACAGAGAGAGAATTTCATATGAAGGTGATTTtgaaaagtttttttaaaaaattactccctccgttcctatatataagtcacaaataactaattctcttagaataagaaaagtagttactagtaataaatttgtaaaaaaaatgatttactttcctagattacccttatttactttcatatgattttctctctccaagttaatacttctaaagtttatcatctctttcatattaaatatgagggtgaacatggaaaaaattatttaatgcttcctagatattagaaagtgacttatattttgtaacaaatttttttcaaaaaatgtgacttataatagggaacggagggagtataaattTATTACTTTTAACTAATTTTCTTAATCTTAGAGAATTAAGTAAaaatgacttataataggggacggaAAAGTATAACAGACATGTGCAATTTGGTACGGGACTTTCAAGCGTGGCTACGCTATCtataaataactaaatattGCTTGCCGGTTCACTGCGAACGAGCTATCagaatgttttttattttataagcgAGCTATGAGAATGTAAATTGATAGCTAATTGACAGCTAACTTTCAAGCAGTTATTTTCTCGCCATATTTCAAGTTAGAAATATTGTTCCACATAATTATAAATCATATATAGTGATACACAAATAAAGTTTTGTGCACCAATAAAACACACTTCTATCAAAAATGATAAATAGTGGACCGACAAATTAAGCCTATGGTATGGGCATCGTTTCAAACGTCAAGTATTTATCACAACTTCTAGGAGACTATCCCCACCTTCCAATAATTTCCAACCTCACAAATCAATCAATCTGAACCGTCTATGCTTTCCTGAACCAATAATTATTGCACCAATCATCCCAATATCCAGGCCTATAAAATGTGATAGCACCAAGCCCTCCATTCCATTGGACAAGCAGTGCAAGTTCCAGTCACTATTTATTTCCTACAACCACAAGCCTAGCTGAATAACTCATAAAGTTTGCAGCAGGCAACATGGAAATCAATGCAAAGGTTGAAATCCAAAACAAGGCAACAGTTGAAATGCTCTACAAGGCCCTTTTGGGACAAGAAGGATTAACAATGGACACGGTGGCCAAATTGCTAGCAAGCGACCTTGAGTGGTGGTTCCACGGTCCGCCTCAGTGCCAACACATGATGAGGGTTCTCACAGGTGAAACAGCCCTTAACAAAGGTTTCAAGTTCGAGCCTCGCAGCGTGACAACCATCGGTGACTCCGTGATCACCGAAGGGTGGGAGGGGCAGGCCTATTGGGTCCACGTTTGGACACTGAAAAATGGCCTCATCACTCAGTTCAGAGAGTATTTCAATACATGGCTTGTGGTGAAGGATTTGAGGCCTCCAAGCCCAAGAACCTGGGAAGATAAACAAGATAGCTTCACATTGTGGCAGAGCCAGCCTCGTGACCTATATCGCCGGTCACTGCCTGGACTTGTCTTAGCCATTTAGCTTTTGGCTTATTTGGATCCTTTTTATTCAATTTGTCTTCATCATCTTTCCTTCTCAAATTTGAGTCACTGGTTTTATAAATTTAACGGTCTAAAAAAACTTGAAACTTGAATCATGAACATGGACTGCCATGTTAATTAAGTTTGGAGCATGAGTTTTTTCTACTAGTACATAAAAATCAATTACTCAAATATGAGAAGTTAGTTGGATACAGAACATCTTGATCTCTATCCCATATTTgagtaattaatttttatgtaccAGTGAAAAAACCAATGCTCCAAATGGTATTCCATGTTCATGATTCTAGTTTCAAGTTTTTTCAGTCGGCAGTTGGAATAGAGACAAGTTGAATTGAGAGGATCAACTTGAACCTGTCATAGTTGAGGTCAATTGCCGGTTTACATGTACTGTAATACTACAATGTACCATAAATTAAGTGGTCCTACTTATTAAACATGTTCAACTCAATAATTAATGCATATATGTATTTGGCACAATCATTTTCTCTTCTATCACCCCCTTTTCTTTTTATACTGTATTTCACTtcattttctatcacatcatgtgtcatttttctttctcttttcttcttattttttggAGGTGTGAGTAGAATTTGAATGTGAATGAAGTTTTATATTATTTTGGCCTTTGGAGCATGTTATTAATTGTTGAACAAAGTGATTGTCGAAAGGCCAAAGAATGATTAAAAGGACCATGGAATTAAAAACCTAGAATTGAATATAGAAAGCTTTAACGGCATACCTGtgatattaaattaaaattaaatttgttctTGTTCATGTACTGTAAATCCCTAGCTATTTCTTAATTTCCTTCAGTTTGTTGCCTTTTCTCTTCCTTCCTCTACGTTAGAAATTAAATATAAACAAGATATCAAACCATGAGTTCTAAGGGTATGGTTATTTGAAAGGCCTTTCTGATGAATAAGCTGAGAATGTGAGGAAATTGAATCCTAAACGTGAAAGTAAGTTGATATCGTACCACTCTAAAAAGCAAATTAAATATTGATATCTGcatgtgtgtgtgtatgtgtgtTTTACAAATTCCTTCTAGGTATCTTTTGAGGTGTGTGTAGCTCATTTAGCGTATGTGCGTGTATGTTTTTTTCAAATTCCTTCTATATGTATGGGAATACTGTGTACACACCAAAAACAAAGATCTGTGTAGTTTTGCTACAAATTCCTTTTGGGATATCCTTTTGGATATTCCTACCAAAAACTGTACGTATATGGTTAAAACTATGAATAAAGAATTGAGTATTAGCACCTCATGTCGTGACTTAGCATGTAATGGAGAAGTGGTCCCTTCTCAAAGATAGGAGAATACGAAGTttgtggagttttttttttttttttgcactaaTGGTTTACATGAGAATTATTAGTTAATATTCTATTATGAACCATTTTTCGTTTGAATACATTTTATTGTTATAATTAAGGAACATTGTATGTTTGAATAAATTTCATGTTATCATTAAGGAACATTGTATTGCAACATTTTGTTtgtgtatgaaaaaaaaaattctaaaaactAACGGAAGGGGCTTACCTGACACTAATAGTTTAGTGACGAAACAGGCCGCGTGGCGTGACACATCATTCAGAAATTAGAAAAAGGGTGGGGGAGATTCGAACTCAGGTCTTCGTAAGTCACAAAACAAACTCTTAATCGGTTGAGCTACATACAAAATTGATATATTTAgcaacataattttatttatataatttatcttcttcattcttcattatCATTATCAacttcatatttaattttttaaaaatattttatattaaaataatcgatttaaaataatttttagggACTTATTGCAAAGGATATCTTTTGGGATTATTCTCATGGGAACAATACCCTTTCTTATTACTTGTTGAAACCCTTGCAGTGGACGTACAGTTTTAGTGATATGACCTCACAATTTGTTGTTATCCGACCCTTGAAATGTTGAAAACATGTAAGACTATTTTCATAAATGAGTTTTTAAGTTGGCACAAATTGAAGGAAcaagaaaataatgaaaaaaaaattacaattataaAGGGCAGGAACTTCCACATTAGAATATGAATGTCATCTGCTGCTACACAACAACTCCCAGTAATAACAGATTGATGAAAGCAGTGTGAGCATTCTTTTACATAGACCTTACAGATCCCAAATCAAGAAGCGTACGGAAGAACTGATGAGGATACAATGGTGGTTGTTCCACCAGTGCCTGACATATGCATAGAATGTTACAGAGTTAGAATCATAAGACTGGAACAAAAATGGTTGTTCTGATGATGTTGTGTCTCATTACTGGAATAAAGATCCTTAATTggatcttttttattttacttttatttctcAGTTTGGTAGACAGGCTCGTCTTTCCTCATCCACTTAAAATTTAAATAGTAATCAAAGTAAGGTTTCCATTCATGTCATTAGCCTTTGCAATATGCCAACAGCTTTTGTATTCAGTGTAGAATAGTGTACTAATTCAAGCTTTACGCGAATAAAACGCGTACTTCTTGAGTGCCTAGTTGGATAAAAAATAGACAAAACGTGATTATGAAAGAAAAGTAATTATACCATGGCAAGAATTTACCTGATGAATCAGAACAGTGGAAGGTGTCATTCCGGGCACAGTATTTACCTCTATAATCAAAACCTACAAATATTGAAAGTTGTATAGGAATAAGATGATGATAAAGTCATTGAAACACAATTACTGTAGGAGAAGACAAAGTGATGGGGTTTCATTTCAATGAGTTGATGACGACATTATCTTAAGAACAGACACAACGAATTGTAATGCACTTAAACAAGGATGAGTTTTCAACATCAGCTATGAattatgattcattcacactcaaCATTTTTCACTCCATTTCCACTTCACTTTCTATCTACCTCGCTCTTCTCTTTCAATCCCATCACACATCACATCTcttactttctctttcttttcttccaatctctctcttctctccacTCCATTTCCACTTAAAATAGATCAGCAGAAAGAAAGGAAACTGTTGATAAATGAATTCTGTTAATGGAATATTGAAATCATCTCTATAGATGAAGCATGTGATAGTTGAGGATATTATATCAACAGTTTTCAAAGGATTTTCAGAACCTTGAAATACATTGAGTCACATGATGCATGTTTTCCAATAAGGCTGTGCTTGTTCGAGTAGATGGTAAATAGACAGGTGAGAAAGAAGGATGAAGTATTTTTCTGCTAATGCTTTTAGTGGTATCGAGCCAGACATTCTGTTAATGCTTTCATTTTCACTCACTGCTGTTTGGTGGAGGGGGAAAAATCAGTTCAATCTTACTTTCATAGAATGGGGTTGCACTCAACTTCCAACCTTTACCAATTTTATTCTTGTATCAAAGCAGGATGAAGTATTTTTCATCACAAATTTTCTACGTTGCCATTCTCCAGCTACTCAGATAAGAATAGCTTCAGTTTCAGGTCGAATCAATAGAAAAATTCATACACCAACTTCAAATATACAACTCTAAACAATTAGGTGAAAGGGAAGGGAGAAAACATTTCCAAACAAGGAATTCAACCAACCTCTCCGTTGTCAACATTGACAAATGCATCAATACGTGAAAATCCTTCTAATTGTAGGGTGTTTGCAATCTGTTCAATATGCTTTTTACATCTCTGCAAAGCTTTCTCACtataaagagaagaaaaacacaaatacCATTCAGAATTTCTCAAAGAAACTTACCAAATAATTTACTGAGAAATAAGTAGGCCGAGTACACAACATCATTGAGTAGAAAAGAAACAACAGTTATCGAACAGTATAACTGTATAAGCTTTCTGTAAATAATAATTACATGATGGAACACGACATACATCCAGCATTCCAGCTTAATACAAATTAGGAAATCTGCACTCCTTATGAAATTCTGACACTGATTCTTGAAATAGTGTCAAGCATAGGAATGCCAATAGGACCATCCTTAAGAACAACTGATGAAGGATTTATAATTCTAAGCATTGTATTTCAAAAAACCTATAGTGATCAATATTCAAAAGAACAACTGATAGActctttgaaaattttgaaaaaccaaACACAAGTGTGTTTCAAGCATCCAGAATATAAACTAAAGagttttattttgtttgtaACATTTAGAAGTCCGTAACCAGTTAATCCATGTCTTATTTTCCCCTAcagataaaatatttattagatATCCTGATTATGAGACTGAAAATCAGATATATGCTTACAATCTTGACCAACCTATGCGGTACTATAattgataccatgttagaaagTATCAACCTTTCAGAAGTTGTACAGGACTTAATCATCAGCAAAGTGTTGATAGAATCAACTCTTCATGACATAGTTATCATCAAAATAGGCCACACACTTGTTAAATATTAAATTCCAATACCATTTAGAATATACTGATAAATCTCAAAAGTACCAGACAGCAATCATGAGCCACACAAAATTTCACCCCCTGAATTCGAAATCTCTATAACATACCTCATGATCGACAACGGAGGTGGAGTCAGATTGATGCCAGTCCCACCTGCCAAGCAATATACAACAGGTAAAGGATATAGATGAGCCATTATAAACAACTACAATTATGACTAGATGATCCATTGTAAAGGATATAGATGCCAGTCCCATTTGCTATAATAAAGTTTGCACGGAGCATTTCTCCATCTAATTTGCCCAGCTTGAAAATCATTAGTGTGAGTCAGACATTCCCATCAATGTCTCCATTTTGAAAGATGGATCGAGGAAAGCGCAGACCATGTGCTATGGTGTGATTCCCAATTTTCAACTCCATAAATTGCTAACACTCATCTGTTGTCTAATTCAACTTGTATTCTATATACTACATCTTAACCAAAAGACCATTTGATTCCAGAGCTTTAAATTATCTTCTTAGAAACCTAACACTACACAAGCACAATTGCTAATTGCTAGCATTATCCTTTATTTCCAACTTTTGCTCGCTTCAACTCAATATGGAAATACTACAAGTGTGATTGATTTTAACTAATATAAGTAACCTAAGGAAACCTGAAAAGGCCATGCTAATTGCAATTATCTTTTTATAAACCAGGTTACAGTTAAATCTACATAATTCGGTGGAGACCAACCTTGGAATTTCTCCTCCAATGACAAAATATCGCCAGTTTCTTTGACGGTTACACTAGGACTTAGCGAGTGCATTGATCCACGTTTTCCTATGACACCAACTGTTATTTCCACCCATCTACTGTGCCCTTTCCACATGAGGTCATGCCCAGTCTCCTTAAATTTGGATGTCACAACTATTTCATCTGTCTCTACGAAAGGTTCAAAGATCAAGAGCTCCGGAGGAGGGTTTGGCATCTCAATTATACTATGCGCCTGTACGTCAATCAAAAAGCAAGAGACCAAATATCACTAAATCAAAAGTTCAAGAGCCCATCCATAGTGCCAATTAAATAACAATTACAACACATGAATGTAAGTTTATCTGAGTTTTCAGGCTATAGAGaacaagaatgcagaagaattcATGATATTCAATAGTTCAGCACCAGAAAGGAAAGCAGAGCCAGAACTCCTTACTACCAGAAAATGTCGTAGAAGCACCGGAATGGAAAACAGCAACCAAAGAAGAAATGTGTGAAAAAAACAAACCAAGAAACTCTACAAAGATTCCACAGCTTAGGAAGGGCCCACCCCACTAAAATAGTTTTATTGCCTGCCCTTACTCTCCAGTACACTGGTCCTCTTTTATCACTCCACATCTGTTCTGTTAGGATTCTTGacttttctctttcttccaACTGACCGACTCAACATCCTCATGATTCATATTTTTCTCTCCTAGGACCCTAAGTATCTCCTCTTTTGGTCCTTTATCTATGGGATATGGGGCCAATAGGTTGATCATAATGCACTATTTGCTAAGTTGTTAGCAATAAAATATACTTTGGATGGGTACAACAAATGGAAAAGTGTTAAGAGTTAGTttatgacatggtatcagagtctctaTGATCATGTGGTGTACCGTTTGATCCTTACCCCCCTCATTCTTCTAATAAGAAGTTAAATTCTAGCACCAGGTAGGTAGGTATGCGCAATGTCTACGACTCAACACTAAAGAGCTCTTGCAAGAGGGGacatgttagaaatataataaatcATGTGACTTAACAtaacaacttaaacttttgaGATAGATAGTTATGACAGAAAATACATATGAAAGCCACACCATTAATTAGTCATCAGCATTCAGCaaatcctttttcttcttccatcCTCTCCCATCCCTTCTGACCTCCCTCATATATGGCATAAGAGATAGAATATTCACTCCACTCTAAAGTCTAAACTGATAACCCTAATTCCTCAAAAATGAGATATTGATGACTACATGATGTTATTGCTGTTCCTATACCTTTGAAAAGCTATTTGGAGGAATCCTTAGTAGACAATCCTCCAGAGCTTTGACATATATTGCAAGGTCGTCGGAACAGCTGCAAAAAAATAGAATGAGCAAGTATTAACCATTAATCCCTTATAAGCACATGCAACATTTGATGACCTGTAAACCACTgataacatgaaaaaaaaagtatgaatCTACCATAGCCTTGCAACCCCAGTTGAGCATCCATCTCTTGTTGGCTTGACACATAATGTTTCACACTGTAGCTTTTGGGTGAGGTCATGCCATATATCAGTTATGGGCTTATCAAACAGATCATCTTTTCTCCTGACATCCTTATTTATGGTAAGAACTCCAAAATTTGCAAGCTTTCAGTAACAGAATATTGGAAGGCACAGTCAGAGAAAAATGTCAAATTAAGAAACTAATGTAAGAGGAGTGTTTATCTTtaatggaaaacaaatttgaattAGTGAAACGTACATGCTTTAAAGCAACAGATGTTGCAACTTTGTCCATACAAATCTTTGATGCCATTGCACCAGGACCTTCAACAGAAGATAAGAGGAGAAAAAGGATAttacaaatttaaaaattaaataaaaactaagTAGTGGATACCATTACACCTAATAGTCTAGTATATTAAGTGTACATTACAAACAAACCTGTGTAAGGAACTCCTTCAGTATCCAACAAAGATTGAATTGTACCATCTTCTCCAATGCCTCCATGTACTATAAAGGCAAGAATGAAAATCATAAAGGCATACATAAGCATTTCATAACCTGCGTTGCTTGAAATTCACTCTATACAATTAAGATGTTAGAGAACAGTTAAAACATTGTGTCCTATTCAGGTCAGTTATCACTATTTAAACAAACAATGAGAGCCTTTTAAATAGATTATCCATTTGACTATTATTGACTTTACCTCATGGCCATACCCAAAACTGTTTTCCCCTATAACCTTTATGGGCCCgacttaaaaaataaataaacaaataaataaataaaacacattATCAACTTgaaacattacatcagaattCAGATTAgatattggtcaaggtaatgtATGAAGTACAAGAAATGCATCTCCAATGAATATAAATAGTGAATAGGAAAAGCTCTTATCATGTTTCAACAAAGAAATTGAAGTTTAATCACAAGGAAACACTTTTGCTTTTAATACCTGCAATAAAAACTGTTGCCTGGACTTCCTTGGCTGACTTGATCCACTGCCTCAAAGAAAACTTCATAGGCAGTTCATCAGCAATATCAAATCCTGTAAACCAATTGTGATCCTTCAAACCCTCCATGAGTTCATTCACGACTTTCTTTCGTAGGTTAGATGTTAGTGCAGCCCGATCTGGTTCAATTGCTTCTTTGCATGCAGCAAGAACCTCTTCCGTAGTATGTCGTAGCACAAGAGAATATCTATACAAAAATAATGAGCATTGTTATTAATCCTAGCTAGTAGCAACTTTATGAAAAGGTCACGTGCATGATCACAGAATCAACTCATGTATTGCTGATCATAGATTGAGGGCATATGTCACGCTACATAAGATACATTGTTGATTTTAATCTGGAATGTACACATGATTGGATGCATCTCTGGATTACAAGTTACAAGTACAAATTCTTATTCCTATtctgaaaaatgaaaatgttaCTTTATTGAGCACAAAATGGTTTAAGAGATCCATGCAtgcaataaaaaataaaaggaaaatccAACACCTATCATCACTACTTCAGGGTAGAAAATTGCAAGCAGAATATGGCAAGCTATTAAATGAATCTCCAAGAATGGTTTATGATCTCTGACACACCTCCTCAGGAAAACTTCCTTTGGTTTGAAGTGTACAAGATCACTTTTACTGATGtcgaaatttaatttaaatatgaaaaatgagGGTGGCAAAGAAGATCAAACTTGACAATGTAGCCACTGAGACTTTGATATTTCTCTAAAcaactaaaaaataaacaagTTACCATATGTAAGTTCAGAAATCAAGGACAAATTCCgaggaagagaagaaaaggAACAATACTTACGGTAATGACCAAATTGTTCTATCCCTTACATCATCAGCCTTCTTTACCATATCGACATTAGACTCATACTCACTTGTTGAGGCAAGCAAAAATGGAGTTACCTCAAGCTGTAAGAACAATGATTTTAGTCTCTGGCATAGTATATAGATTCCATGTTATTTAGAAATG
This is a stretch of genomic DNA from Lotus japonicus ecotype B-129 chromosome 1, LjGifu_v1.2. It encodes these proteins:
- the LOC130728017 gene encoding senescence associated gene 20, with the protein product MEINAKVEIQNKATVEMLYKALLGQEGLTMDTVAKLLASDLEWWFHGPPQCQHMMRVLTGETALNKGFKFEPRSVTTIGDSVITEGWEGQAYWVHVWTLKNGLITQFREYFNTWLVVKDLRPPSPRTWEDKQDSFTLWQSQPRDLYRRSLPGLVLAI
- the LOC130728018 gene encoding uncharacterized protein LOC130728018 isoform X2, with the protein product MAEHLATSVDIVFPVIHGQFGEDGRIQELLEKYNVPYVGTGSKECCQAFDKYKASLELRKHGFVTVPSFLVQGHKTDESELSEWFRKHQLDPDLGKVVVKPTRGGSSIGVGVAYGVNDSLVKANEIMTEGIDNKVLIEIFLEGGSEFTAIVLDVGSGSDCCPVVLLPTEVELQFLGANDVKENDAIFNYRRKYLPTQQVAYHTPPRFPLDVIDNIRKGASLIFQRLCLQDFARIDGWFLPNSDSKLSCSENEFGRTEAGTILFTDINLISGMEQTSFLFQQASKVGFSHKNILRSVVRHACLRFPNLASDSGISGQVPTRSKSFELNKSFPFPEGARKVFVIFGGDTSERQVSLMSGTNVWLNLLAFHDLEVTPFLLASTSEYESNVDMVKKADDVRDRTIWSLPYSLVLRHTTEEVLAACKEAIEPDRAALTSNLRKKVVNELMEGLKDHNWFTGFDIADELPMKFSLRQWIKSAKEVQATVFIAVHGGIGEDGTIQSLLDTEGVPYTGPGAMASKICMDKVATSVALKHLANFGVLTINKDVRRKDDLFDKPITDIWHDLTQKLQCETLCVKPTRDGCSTGVARLCCSDDLAIYVKALEDCLLRIPPNSFSKAHSIIEMPNPPPELLIFEPFVETDEIVVTSKFKETGHDLMWKGHSRWVEITVGVIGKRGSMHSLSPSVTVKETGDILSLEEKFQGGTGINLTPPPLSIMSEKALQRCKKHIEQIANTLQLEGFSRIDAFVNVDNGEVLIIEVNTVPGMTPSTVLIHQALVEQPPLYPHQFFRTLLDLGSVRSM